gttctggtccatttgcatattggagttaattgtcccattacagctttaggttatgaagtcTTGtccttcttgtttttttctcttcagtccACGTTGTTTGGCCACGTTGTTATccatgctcttgggcctgaaatCTGGGTGGCTGTCCTTAGTCTcaagctagagaaggaattgttttgtctccctgctctgtgaagAACGCTTACTAACACTTAAAATGAAGCCcagaactacacactaaagcagcacagaacctgaaaaatacaaaagttaAAACCTAAGAGTTTTAACTCTAAGTTAATACCAGGGCTGGGTGGGTGCTCGAGGAGCTCCAAGCGCCCCAGCGAGCGGGACTATcagagcggccgggccgggccgggccggtccCTCAATGGCCGGGACACACCGGGCCGGTCCCGCAGTGGCCGGGACACACCGGGCCGGTCCCTCAATGGCCGGGACACGCGGGGCACTCTCCCAGTCGCTCCCGTCTGAGGGGCGATGGAAGGGCGGGGACGCGCCCCCTTCAGGCGCGGAGGGGGCGGGACCggccggcgggggcggggcctggcgcggcggggccgccaGAGGGCGCCACTgcgcgggcggggcggcggctCGCGGGCTGGGGGTGCGCGCCGGTGCCGCGGGGCCGGACGGAGCCCGGCCCGACCGCCCGGCCCCaaccgcccggccccgctctgGACGCTCGGGCCCCACTCCGGACACTCCAGCCCGTCCGACCCTTGCCCTCCCGGGCAGGGAGCGGGGCCACACAGACAAGGTAAGGGCGCACGGCCGGCTCCCGTCCCGCCGGCTGCGCGTTTGGCGTCCCCGTGCCATGTCCGTCCCGTCCCCTTCCGTCCCTTCTGTCCCTTCCGTGGGGTGGGCGTTGTCCTTCTGTCCCTCCGTCCCTCCATCCCCCGGCGGAGCGCGCAGGTCTCCGTCCGCCGGCAGAGCCCGGCGGCAACGAGGGGCAGGCCCGGGCATGTCCcgggcggcgcggccccgccgtGCCCCTCGCACCCCTGGGCTGCGGGGCCGCGGGTGTCCCGGGGCGCTCCGAGCGTGTGCCCGGGCTGCCGCATCTGGGCCGCAGAGTTTGTGAGGGTTTGGCGAGTTTGGGTTTCAGCTGTTGGACTGCCGGCGCTGTTTCTCGCGGCAGATGATCGATACCCCGGCGAGCGGCGGCGCTCGGGACCcggtgctggagctgcccgcgatgctggagcaggagctgcggGCCCAGCCCCGGGCCGCCGGGCTCCGGCTGCTCGAGGCTGCCCACGACAATGGCCTGCGGATGACCGCTCGGCTGCGAGACTTCGAGGTGAAGGATCTCCTCAGCTTAACGCAGTTCTTTGGCTTCCACACCGAGACGTTCTCTCTAGCTGTGAATTTCTTAGATAGATTCTTGTCAAAAATGAAGGTAAGGCTTTTTAAAGGATAAGCTTTCCGCCTAGTTCCTATTCGAAACTGGAATGTCTTGGGTTTAGATAAAGGTTAAGCTCCTTCCAAAGATTCATGGTTGTGTGGAGCTAAAAAATTCTATTCGCTGGTCAGATTTTGATATTGTTAAGAAACGTTTCTTCTGGAAAAGGAAACAACCCCTCATGCCCCTAAAGGATGTCCATGGGCTGGGAAACAGGACGTGTTAATGGCTTAGACCAAGACAGACTGCCTGTTCTGCTGCATAGACACAAAAAAGTTAAATTACTTCTTATTTAACTGCCTTTTCAACCTATTAATTTACCCTGTGTATATCAAGATGCTGTTGAACACTTAAAATCTGGTCAGACATCAGTTAGCACTGCATTCTCCTGTGCAGATGTGACATGCTGATCTGAGTTGTTTTAAATTGTCTAACAAGACAGGATTACCATTGTACAATTTGGACAAGAACAAAAGCTTGTTTTGCTTGTGTGTTCAAACCAAAATGAGAAAGCTAGATGGAATGGATGGGAAAATTATGATTTCAAAGACTTGTGAATCCATATTAAGCAGTAAAAATTGGGACTGCATTGTCTAGGGAATAAAATAAGACCATTTATACATACATGTACATACTTAAAACAGAGTTAGAAACCCCCAATTTTCTACTATCATCCCTAATATGTACAACACGTTAAGTCCTAAAAGCTTCTTATTAGGCTATTTTAGAACTTTATTATCAAGTCATTCTACCTCAATCAAAATTGCTCTGCAGTCTTGCTTTTTAGATGAAAGAGATGCAATTTACAGGGCATAACTGTTTTCTTGTTTGGTTAAATGAAGCTAATAATGTACAGTAAAATACTTAGTTTtcaatttcaaaagaaaaaacaaccccTCATCCCCCATAATTTTTGATGAAATAGATTGGTACCTACAGTTTGATACTTGCATGTTATAATAGCTGATCGGAGGCCTTCTTCTTTGAAAATAACAATTCACTTTTCTTTAGGTACAGCCTAAACACTTGGGCTGTGTTGGACTCAGCTGCTTCTACTTGGCTGTGAAGGCATCAGAAGAAGAGAGGAATGTGCCCTTGGCCACTGACTTAATCCGAATAAGCCAGTATAGGTTCACTGTTTCTGATATGATGAGAATGGAGAAAATCATACTGGAGAAACTGGGTTGGAAAGTCAAAGCTATAACTGCCTTCCAATTTCTACAGCTCtatcattcattcattcatgaGAATTTAAGCTGTGAAAGGTACGATAACTAATCCTGATTTTGCTATTACTGCCTAAGAccagaaaatgtagaaaagCAGGGAAATTGCTTGAGCAATTGGCCTTTCTATACTTTAAAAATTCCACAAACTTTTCCCCCTACTCGAAATTGTCATAAATGTGAGCATCTATGGTTTAATATTattgtaattttaaatattgtttGCATAAATGGAGTATTACTCTCTGAGCCAAAAGCCAAACTTGCTCAATAATGATGATATAATAAATCTCTGCTTATGCTGCAGTGAAGTATTGCCTCATTGTAAAGATTGCAAAAATCTGGTTTAAAAAAGATTCCTTTTGCTAGTAAGCACTGAAATTCCTTGTTAAGCCTGCTTTGGTAATGCAACTCTTCCCCAGTGTAACACAAGATTTATTTTTGGCATCGAGGCTGCCAAAACTGAACACCTGTTTGAATGTAACCCCAGAAGTTCTGGGACAAATGAGGCCTTTGTTTAGATAATGAACattcctgctgcttctctgagTTCCCAGAGTGATGCTGCCTTGATCAATCTTGCATTCGTCTAGAGTCACTCATCTGTTCTTATTACAGGAGAAAATACCTTAATTTTGAGAGACTTGAGACCCAGCTTAAGGCCTGTCACTGCAGAATCATGTTTTCTAAAGCCAAGGTAAACATCTTGAAAGTTGAGAGAAAATTAAACTGCTAAACTTAGCAAAGCAGTGTCTAAAAACATCTTCTCTCTCTCCAGCCTTCTGTCTTGGCACTGTCTATTTTGGCACTAGAGATAGAAGAACAAAAACTGCTGGAGTTGACAGAGCCATTGGAATTTCTACAGTTACATTCCAAGGTATGTGCAGATAAAATTTCAGGGGAGGGTGGCAGGAAAATGCATGGAAAGGTCTACACAGTGGGGAAGGAACAGGTGTGTTGGCATATTGGTTTCTTTTGTGGCTTTCTTGTgatgttttgttgggttttttcatttGGCCTGGGATTTTTGGCTGCCTATCGTGTTGAAGAAGCTGAAAGTTCATGTACAAAATAAAGATTAAGCTGGTTATTAACATAGGACATTCTGTTTTGTTATGTAGATAAGCAACAGAGAATTGACCTTCTGGAAGGAGCTAGTATTGAAGTGCCTTACAGAATATTCCTCAAGCAAGTGTTCCAAACCAAATGTGCAGAAATTAAAGTGGATTGTGTCTGGACGTACAGCTCGGCAGCTTAAACACAGCTACTACAGAATAACACACCTTCCTACCATTCCAGAGAGCACCTCATAATAGGTAAGGCCTTGTGAAATCAACTTCTGATAATGTGGAAGTAAAATCAGCTGTTAACCACCTCCAGGGCCCTTACAGGTTACCTCCTGGAATCATGGAACACAAGTGTAGTTGCCTGTTCTCATGTTCATGCTTAAACCAGTGCTGTACCTAAAGAAGGGGCAACCTAATTAATGTATGAACACTGGAGAAAGAACTGATGTGTGTTGTGGTAACAGAAATGTTCTACAGACATTGGGACCACATTCACACTAAAATGTGAAGTAAAGCTtggaaaagggcaaaaaaacccTTTGCCTTGCTCCAAtcccaaaaagaaaaccagtcTGTTAGAATGAATTTCTTGTAATTGTTCACTTAAGCCACTTATAACAGACAGTTTTGTACAGTTCTACTTGTATAACTGCTTAGTGAAGGCTAATATCTGTAATTCATTATTCCTGTTACTGTTGTTTTACTCTGTAAAATGGTAAACTTCTTACCTAGACTTTACTTCAGAGGCTACACCTTCTTCTATAACAGCCATCTTGCTGTTCTGCTGTATTAAGATCTCATGCTTTGTTTGGCTCTTGTAGAAAGCACTTCTGTTGactggtttgtttggggtttttttacaggAGTACAATAAAATGGGAAGACCATCCTGTGACCTTGTCAACAGGCACACAGATAGCTGAGAAACAGTCTGAACCCTGATCTTAATAATGAAGAGCTCAATTCATGG
The Agelaius phoeniceus isolate bAgePho1 chromosome 15, bAgePho1.hap1, whole genome shotgun sequence genome window above contains:
- the CCNG1 gene encoding cyclin-G1, whose amino-acid sequence is MIDTPASGGARDPVLELPAMLEQELRAQPRAAGLRLLEAAHDNGLRMTARLRDFEVKDLLSLTQFFGFHTETFSLAVNFLDRFLSKMKVQPKHLGCVGLSCFYLAVKASEEERNVPLATDLIRISQYRFTVSDMMRMEKIILEKLGWKVKAITAFQFLQLYHSFIHENLSCERRKYLNFERLETQLKACHCRIMFSKAKPSVLALSILALEIEEQKLLELTEPLEFLQLHSKISNRELTFWKELVLKCLTEYSSSKCSKPNVQKLKWIVSGRTARQLKHSYYRITHLPTIPESTS